The genomic interval GGAAAACATCCTGGCGCAGCACATCAGCCAGATCTCCGGCGTCGGCCTGGTTTCGATCGGCGGACAGCAGAAGCCGGCCGTCCGCGTCCAGATCGATCCGGCCAAGATCGCCGCGCTCGGCCTCTCGCTCGAGGACCTGCGCACCGTCCTGATCACCGCGACCGCCGACAATCCCAAGGGATCGATCGACGCGGCGACCCGCACCTTCACGATCTACGACAACGACCAGGAGCTGTCGGCCAAGCCCTGGAACGACGTCATCGTCGCCTATGCCAACGGCTCGCCCCTGCGCGTCCGCGACATCGGCCGCGCCGTCGACGGGCCGGAGAACAACAAGCTGGCGGCCTTCTCCAACGGCAAGCCCACGATCCTGCTCGCCGTGTACAAGCTGCCCGGCGCCAACGTGATCGGCACGGTGGATCTGGTGAAGGCGATGCTGCCGCAGCTCCGGGCCGCCATCCCGAGCGCCATCAAGGTCAGCGTCCTCAGCGACCGCACCACGACCATCCGCGCCTCGGTGAAGGACGTCGAGTTCACGCTGGTGCTGACCATCGCCCTCGTCGTGATGGTGATCTTCCTGTTCCTGCGCAATCTCTGGGCGACGGCGATCCCGAGCATCGCGGTGCCGCTCGCGCTCGTCGGCACCTTCGGCGTGATGTACGTCCTCGGCTACAGCCTCGACAACCTGTCCCTGATGGCGCTCACCATCGCCGTCGGCTTCGTGGTCGACGACGCGATCGTCATGCAGGAGAACATCTACCGTCACATCGAGGACGGCCTCACGCCGATGCAGGCGGCCTACAAGGGCGCCGGAGAGATCGGCTTCACCATCCTGTCCATCAGCTTCTCGCTCATCGCCGTCTTCATTCCGCTCCTGCTTATGGGCGGCATCGTCGGCCGCCTGTTCCGCGAATTCGCCGTCACGGTGACGGCGACGATCCTGGTCTCCGCGGCCGTGTCGCTGACGCTGACGCCCATGCTGTGCTCGCGCCTCATGCGCAGCGAACGCGGCGTGACGCACGGACGCCTCTACCTCCTGGCGGAGAAGGGGTTCGACAAGCTGCTCGAGACCTATACTTATTATCTCGACATCGCGCTCGCCCACCGCCGCATCACATTCGCGGTCTTCCTCGCGACCCTCGCGACCACCGCGGTGCTCTTCATCAACATTCCGAAGGGCTTCTTTCCGCAGCAGGACACCGGCCTGATCCTCGGCACGGCGGAAGCGGCGCAGGACGTCTCCTTCGCGAGCATGATCCGCTATGTGCACGCGATCGAAGCCGTCGTCATGAAGGACCCCGCGGTCGCCACGGTCGGCTCCAGCCTGGGCAGCGGCGGCGGCCAGACGCAGAACAATGCGCGCTTCTTCATCACCTTGAAGCCGCGCGACCAGCGGACCGCGTCGGCGGACCAGGTCATCCGCCGGCTTCAGGTCGGCCTTTCGCATGTCGAGGGCGCCGCGCTCTTCATGCAGGTGGCGCAGGACCTCAATGTCGGCGGGCGCATCTCGCGGACGCAGTACCAGTACACGCTGCAGGATCCCGATCTCGGCGAGCTCAACCAATGGGCCCCGATCCTGCTCGACCGGCTGAGCAAGCTTCCCGAGCTGCGCGACGTGGCGAGCGACCAGCAGACCGGCGGCGGCACCCTGACGCTCACCATCGACCGCGACCAGGCGGCGCGTTTCGGCATCCAGCCGCAGATGATCGACGACACGCTCGACGATGCGTTCGGCCAGCGGCAGATCGCGCAGTATTTCACGCAGGTCAACAGCTACCATGTCGTGATGGAAGTCGCGCCCGCATTGCAGACCTCGCCCACCGCGCTCAACCAGATCTATATCCGTTCGAGCACCGGCCAGCAGGTGCCGCTGAGCGCGCTGGCCAAATGGACGACGATTCCCACGACCTTCCTTTCGATCAATCACGACGGGCAGTTTCCCGCCGTCACCCTGTCCTTCAACCTGGCGCCCGGCGTGGCGCTCGGCCAGGCGACGGACGCGATCCGGCGCGCCCAGATGCAGATCGGCGCGCCCAGCGCGCTGGTCGGATCGTTCCAGGGCAACGCGCAGGCCTTCCAGGATTCGCTCGCCACCGAGCCCTATCTGATCGCCGCCGCGCTCGTCGCGGTCTATCTCATCCTGGGCATGCTCTATGAGAGCTACATCCACCCCCTGACCATCCTGTCGACCCTGCCCTCGGCCGGCGTCGGCGCGCTCCTGATGCTCACCCTGTTCGGCTTCGACCTCACGGTCATCGCGATCATCGGCATCATCCTCCTGATCGGGATCGTGAAGAAGAACGGCATCATGATGGTCGATTTCGCCATCGCGGCGCAGCGCGGGGAGCATCTGCCGGCCGAGCAGGCGATCCGCCGCGCCTGCCTGCTGCGTTTCCGCCCGATCCTGATGACGACGACCGCGGCCCTTCTGGGCGCGCTGCCGCTGATGCTCGAACAGGGCACCGGATCGGAGCTGCGCCAGCCGCTCGGCTACACGATGGTCGGCGGTCTCATCCTCAGCCAGCTGCTCACGCTGTTCACGACACCCGTGGTCTATCTCTATCTCGAGCGCCTCAATGCCAGGCTGGGCCGGCCGCGGGCCGGCGCGCTCGCGCAGCCGCCGAGCAATCCCTCGGCGCGCGCGCCCGCCTAGGCGCGCCGTTGGATCTGGGGCAGGTAGAGCCGCACCGTCGTGCCCTTGCCCGGAGAGCTGGCGATGTCCGCCCCGCCGCCGGCGGCGCCCACGAAGGCCCGGACGGTCGCCAGGCCCATGCCGAAACCCTCTCCGGCCGCCTTGGTCGAGAAATACGGATCGAAGGCGCGCGACGCGACCTCCGCGGCCATTCCCGCGCCGGTGTCGCTGGCGGCGACGATGACGTAGTCGCCTCTGGCGAGGCTGGCATGATCGATGGTGAGCTCCGCCTTGAAGGTTTGCAGGACGAAGGCGCCGCCGCCGGGCATTGCGTCGCGCGCATTGATCGCGAGGTTCATCACCGCGTTCTCCAGGTCCTGCGGATCGCACCAGATCTCGAGCGCGCCGTCGGCCAGCGACAGCTCGACCGTGATCCCATGTCCGGTCGCAAGCCGCAGCAGGGGCAGAAGATCGCGCAGCAGCGCGTTGACGTCGACGCGGGACTTCATGGAGGGCCTTGGCCGG from Rhizomicrobium sp. carries:
- a CDS encoding multidrug efflux RND transporter permease subunit; the encoded protein is MSISSPFIDRPIATSLFMAAILLVGIAAYPFLPVAPLPQVDFPTIQVTTQLPGASPETIASAVTQPLERQFGQIPGVTQMTSSSTLGNSAITIQFDLSRDIDGAAQDVQTAINAAAGQLPTDLPAPPTYRKVNPADSPILVLATTSDELPLTQVDDYTENILAQHISQISGVGLVSIGGQQKPAVRVQIDPAKIAALGLSLEDLRTVLITATADNPKGSIDAATRTFTIYDNDQELSAKPWNDVIVAYANGSPLRVRDIGRAVDGPENNKLAAFSNGKPTILLAVYKLPGANVIGTVDLVKAMLPQLRAAIPSAIKVSVLSDRTTTIRASVKDVEFTLVLTIALVVMVIFLFLRNLWATAIPSIAVPLALVGTFGVMYVLGYSLDNLSLMALTIAVGFVVDDAIVMQENIYRHIEDGLTPMQAAYKGAGEIGFTILSISFSLIAVFIPLLLMGGIVGRLFREFAVTVTATILVSAAVSLTLTPMLCSRLMRSERGVTHGRLYLLAEKGFDKLLETYTYYLDIALAHRRITFAVFLATLATTAVLFINIPKGFFPQQDTGLILGTAEAAQDVSFASMIRYVHAIEAVVMKDPAVATVGSSLGSGGGQTQNNARFFITLKPRDQRTASADQVIRRLQVGLSHVEGAALFMQVAQDLNVGGRISRTQYQYTLQDPDLGELNQWAPILLDRLSKLPELRDVASDQQTGGGTLTLTIDRDQAARFGIQPQMIDDTLDDAFGQRQIAQYFTQVNSYHVVMEVAPALQTSPTALNQIYIRSSTGQQVPLSALAKWTTIPTTFLSINHDGQFPAVTLSFNLAPGVALGQATDAIRRAQMQIGAPSALVGSFQGNAQAFQDSLATEPYLIAAALVAVYLILGMLYESYIHPLTILSTLPSAGVGALLMLTLFGFDLTVIAIIGIILLIGIVKKNGIMMVDFAIAAQRGEHLPAEQAIRRACLLRFRPILMTTTAALLGALPLMLEQGTGSELRQPLGYTMVGGLILSQLLTLFTTPVVYLYLERLNARLGRPRAGALAQPPSNPSARAPA
- a CDS encoding ATP-binding protein; protein product: MSETGATATGDQDASNQTAQDMQDGSSVPSPQNDRNGRLTAIGLMAPAIVHDFGNLLQSVASVLNMVDRRIDAGRIAELKALTADGLRAIDRAAALSKRLMAYGRPRPSMKSRVDVNALLRDLLPLLRLATGHGITVELSLADGALEIWCDPQDLENAVMNLAINARDAMPGGGAFVLQTFKAELTIDHASLARGDYVIVAASDTGAGMAAEVASRAFDPYFSTKAAGEGFGMGLATVRAFVGAAGGGADIASSPGKGTTVRLYLPQIQRRA